The genomic DNA TGATCAACCCTTGGCCCTTGGCCCAGTGGGGACTTGATTTGATCGGCCCAATGCCTGCGGGGAAGGGCAAGGTCCGTTATGCGATCGTTGTAGTTGACTACTTCACAAAGTGGGCCGAAGTAGACCCCTTGGCAATCATTACTGAGGCAAAGATAGAAGACTTCGTATGGAAAAACATTCTTTGCCGATTCGACATTCCCAATACTATTGTCACAGATAACGGGCGACAGTTTAACAACAAGAAGTTCAGGATTTTTCGTTCTAAATTCAACATCAACTTATGTTTTGCCTCCCCAGCTCATCCTCAGGCTAATGGATAAGTTGAGGCAATTAACAAGATAATCAAGCGCACCTTGAAGACTAGCTTGGACAAGGCTAAATGTTTGTGGCCAGAACTTGTACCCCAGGTTCTTTAGTCATACCAAACTTCGTATCGAACTTTAACATGAGAAACTCCATTCTCACTTGCCTTTGGTACAGAGGCATTTGTCCCAGTTGAGCTTGAGCAAGCAATATACCGAGTTAAGAACTacatgcaaagtgaaaatgataaacaaCTTGCCCTCAACTTAAAGCTAGTCGAGGAACATAGAGACCAGGCACACTTGAGGAACATCGCTTACAAGCATCGTGtctctaactactatgactctaGGGTCAAACCTCGTTCTTTCAAAGTAGGGGACTGGGTATTGAAGAAAAGACTGCTCTGTGACAGAGTCCCGAGTGAAGACACACTCAGCCCAAACTGGGATGAACCATTTGAAGTTATTGGCATCAGTCGCCCTGGCTCCTACAAACTCAAAAGTTCCGATGGCAAAACCCTCGCCCATCCATGGAATGCTGATCACCTAAAGTACTATTACAAGTAGACTCACATTGTACAAGTGTTGAGCTATAGCCATTCGACATATTTTTTAAGGAAGGCCATCTGACCTGAAGTTAATAAAGAGGTGATTCAGACAACTTTGTCTCAGCTCTTTTACATTCCTTGAATCGAAAAACTTGGTCTCACCCTGACCTAATAAAATTCTAACTCAGAACTTCAACTTAAATGACATTACATACTGGAGTCTGAAGCTTCAACACGAATGCTTTCGACATGAAATAAAGTCCAAGTATATGTCAACAAGACTATCCTAATAAACAAGTATCTTCAGGGTGTATGCATTTAACTAGACCTAAGTCATGGGTTGTATCCAAACAAGGGACCTATTTAAACATAGTTAAGCATTCATAAATTATAGTGCAAACACTTGGCACTTAACATCAAAATAAATGGTGCGATGTTGTAAACATCCGTACACAAAAAGCCCTTAAACACCTAACTAGTGCATGTAGGAAGTGAAGGCACTATGATCACCCTCATCTAAGGCCGAACTCTCCTGATGTGTCTCACCTCCATCGCTATCACCGCCATCCTCGGCATCTCCGGGACCATCCTCACCCTGCTGAGTCTGCTCATCGGCAATGGTGTCATCCTCAGACTCATCACCGCTACTGGGATCGAGTTCGAGGATGAATTTTCACCCTTTTGCTGATGCTTCTCAATCTCTGCATGGTACTTGTCAATAATACCTCCATCATCGTACCGATCAAGGATGGCcatccattttcttttcttaagtCGAACCTCTTGGGCGCAATGAGGCCTGATGACATGGCGGAAGGCCTGGGAGCATAAGAACTCGCGCACAACAATATCTCTCGACTGGGAGATTATTCTTCAGCTCTTCAACCTTCCTTTTGACCTCAGAAGCCTTGAGGATAGTTGCCTCCAACTGCTTCTTGAGCCGTAGGTTCTCACAATTCCGCCTCTTTAACTGCTTCATGGTTTGGTCCTTAAGCTGGACTGCCTCAATCAAGGCTTTACTTGTCTTCCTAGTGTTATCCACAAATTGGTTGTTCTCTTGAAGCTTCGCCTTACATCGTTCAACCTCCTGCAGTTTATCGTCGTACTCAATCATGACCTACGTGACAAGATGATCGTTAGTGCCAAGGGAAAgcgaaaataaagaaaaaggaaaaagtaagGAAATGACAAAGTAACACTTACATAGGCAGATAGCCTCATCATTCGGTCATGATCCGATTCGTTCTCAGCTAGTGGCTCAACGAGCTCGTCAACAGTGGCTCGGCATCCTGCAAGGCAATTATTGACGAACCTAaatctattcggatgcatgacAACCTTCAAATCCGTCCAGGGGATGCTACCAGCCTCTTCCTTGTACTTTCTCTTGGAGCTGGAGTTAAGGTCACCTTCCTCGCCAGTATGCTCCATAACGGGAGGAAAAATGGGATCGATGTTAGGAAAAGGAAGCAACAATTGCCTTTCTTCTCCTGCAACTATGGCAGCATCACATCCAATGGCCTCAGCTTCGGTTCTCTTAGAGGCGGCAATCTTGAGGACCTCCTCTTAAGACTTAGGCCTATGGATTAGCTTCACCCTATGCTTGCGAGCTCCATTGTGAAACAAGATGTCGTCTACGAGAACTACCATGgtttttttccatttcttgGTGCTAGCCTCCCTTCCTTGCTCACCTTCTCCACTGAACAAGGAAAATCAAAGTAAGGAATACAActttatatatgaaaaaaaaagaggggggCAAACGTAGGATATGACCTACTCGTTTATCTCTGGCACTCGGACAATAAGGGTTGGAAAACTGTACTTTTGAAACAAGGGTCGTAGCTTGCTCAAGCGTCTATCTTCTTTTTGCACCCTCAACACTTTCTCTACATCGGCAAGCTCTTGTCCAGACAATTTGATAGCTTTCTTCGACACTACATAAGGCAAAGTGTTAGAAGCAAATAAAGATCACAACAAATAACAAAGTATGCAAACAATGGATGCATTACAACTTACGATCTAGAAGTGGGTTAAAATGCGCCGTTCAGGCGTGGTACTTCTATCATGCTCCCAACCCTTGTAAAGGAAGCACTAACGGTTTCTCCAAGTAGAATAAGTTTTCCTCTTACCAAAGACTATACGCTCCTacaagcttcacctacaaagcttcaacacacaagcttcacctacaaagcttcaacttaCAAGCTTCACTTAcaaagcctcacctacaaagcttcaccaATAAAGTTCAACaaaaaagtttcacctacaaaacttcaaccACTCAAGCTATGTATCCAAAGGAAAAAGCTTCAACTATTCAAGAATATCAAGGCACCTCCTTCGGTAACTCTCCTCGCccggagacttgggggactcctactatGTGCAACTACACTTCAGTACTTAGAAGTTTCGTATTACTCAGTGACTTGGATTCTGCAAGTTTCCAATCAAGAAGCTTTCCTCACTcgggaacttaggggagcactgtttgtaccatacatGACCAATCTTGAAACTACCGAGCACCGATCAACATCATACCTTCAAGGACCCACTGAGGGGTTCATGTTGAGGCACCCCTGCCAAAGCATTAGAGTTTCCCTCCAAccaagaggccaatcacagcgcgaCACATATCAACGTCAGAATAAAGCTCATAGAGTCCCACATTGACCGCGGACAAAAGCTAaagactctcctcaactataaaaggagagaattctcctacaattaatccctaatgtcattattgtacttaaactagtcattagaacccactaatgataattatgcttaaacttatgtatttgtgtaaaccattaactattaatgagaacttcTCTACTCCGTGGATGTAGCCAGACTTAGGGCAAACCACGTACgacttgtgtttgcttccctacCTCTACCTCTTTACACATCATCATCACTAGGTGACCAGAACAATCTagtgaaggtcacaaacttgacactttttgttgtaccaaagtcctcgctgattttgtgcatcaacattacttataaagagaaaatatatgCAGGTGGTTTTATCTACATGTGTATCAAAGTACATGCATATCTTCCTTACTCAATTTTTACAATCCAATAggattggttttgaagaaaacaAGCTATTTTATTTGCTACAATTAGTCCAACTAATTATTATCAAACCATAGTTAGATTATTGCTTTTACATGTACTATTGGCTCTATGTTTTGATATAGAATTTGAAAGGGGTATGCATATAGTAATTGATTATGATTGTATTTAAATTATATTGGTTGGTAAGGTTAGGGCTAGTATAGATATCAATAGTTTGACAAATCCGATTCGGTGTGATTACTATTTTGATTAAGTGCTTCATGTTTATACATCACTTTCTTTGTTTGAATGTTAAAATGGGTGTCTTAATAAGTATACATATCTATATGCATTGCTACACTGAAACCAAAACCAATTTGACTATTCACGTTCTGAAGCTATGTGCTTATACGTCTCATAAGGGTTACTATGTTTACATGTATGAAGTCAAGACTTGCAGTGGTGATAGGAGTTTATTAAAATGgagaactacgaatggcttgatccgtATTTTGgggtacgtaggtagtctaatgaggatgttagatgcaaccataaagcATATAAAAAATTACTATGAAATTGGGACTTGAGTTGTGCTTTGTTCATAGCCCGCATGTGAGATAAGTTAGATATACGGGTTTTTGGTGGCATCACGTGTCGATCctagacgtatgtcgggatcggaGCGTGACAGGTTTGGGTATGAAGATGGCATATCCGAACCCAATCTGCCCTGTTGCCATCCCTATATACAATTTACATAAAGCTTCTAGGCTTGGGAACATCTTTTTGAAGAATGGAGAACTGGTGAGAAATATAGAGAGTTATTCTAGAAGGAGGGAGAGTCAACCATTTTCTTGCTCCTCTCTGCCTCGAGAGATACCACAATATGTTGATACATGGCTCATGGGATATAGTATATACTATATGATGGAGAGTTGAGACACTGCTACTAAAAGGAACGTAGTTTTGCTAATCTTGAGACATATTTACTTAATTCATAATTCGAGAAAATTAAATTGAGATAAATTGATAAGCGTTGGATTGAACGAGAGTCATTTTTTGCTTAAGTTAATAACTAAACTATCTAAAATCGgagtaaaaataattttgaggTATGGGGCCACCCGTCCATTTTTGTACCCGAGCATACGAAGCCCAAATCCGGGTCCTGTCATAAACCGTGGGCGAACTACAGTCGGACAAAACCCACACTACGTGGCATGATCTGAGAAGTGGTGTGAGCTCCACGCACCAAGCCTCCCAGAATTAAACGCCGTCTTATATCCGAAACGGTATAGATAGCGCGAATCGCGAACTGGTCGCGGTCACACCCTGGTTTTCGTTTCTCTCTTCCCTCGTCAACTTCGAGCTCACGACAACATAAGATTCGAACGAACACGCCGTTAAACCACcgccacaacctccaccaccgcacttttaatttgacgaaattGCTCCTCGCGGCTGTGTTCTCAGGGAGGAAAGGAGAGAGGAGCTGCGTCGCGcgcaccccccccccccggggcgTTTCTTCCGATCATCGTTTCgtccaaaattttgaattttaaaaataaattagtcgCGATTTAAACTCGCCATGTCGATTAGGGACCTGCGGAGCTCTACGGTTTCGGTCAATTTGTTCACCTTCTGCGTTTTCCTCAGCTGCTTTCCAGGTAATTTTTCGTTATTTTCTCGGGGAACAAACAGGATGCGAGGATTCGAATGCGACGCTGTTTCGTGTGAAATTGATTTGCTTTTGCGTATGTAGGATTTATATTATCGGCGATCGTGACGCTGGATTCGATCGTGATATACAACACGCATGAATTGATAAAGGCTGTGAAACCGAAGGTGTATTTTCAATGCATAGGGGGGAACAAGACGAATTTTCCAGACGTGAAGGAGAAGAACGTCAGGTATAATTTCAACGGCGAAgagtcttggcaggtgagaaagATTTTCACTTTCGATTTCATTTCAGTAATTATATTCGCTCAGTGTTACAGTTTGGAGTATAATATTGTGGGATTGTGATCGTTGAATATGTAAAAATAAAGCGCGGTACTGATTGACGGTCTGGCAACGTAACATAGACGATATCTTTCTAGAGAATATTTGTATGTTTGTATCCGGAAGTTGTTTTTTTGGCTGAATAGCTGTTGTTGAGCTAAATTTGGCTAGGTGTCTAATGGGATTACAATTGGTTTTCGTGCTTTCAGCCTCTGACAGAGTTTTCGGGTAAGAAGTGCAAGCGATGTGGATTGTATGAGGCGGATACCTTTAAACCAGATGACAAATTCGATGAGTGGGAGTTGTGTCCTTCTGACTTCAATGCTTCTGATGGGAAATATGTGCGGTTCAAGAACAAGGAATTCAACATTACGTTTTGGTGCCCAAAGTGTGTACCTGATATACCTGGTGAGTGAGTCTATGCaatgaactttttttttagCCCATTTGCTTCCTGTATAGTTTCGTAGTTTTGGACGACAAGGGCTTTTGAGCTTAAACTGGTTAGAATTAAATTCATGCTCATTTCGCTCGTACCTCGTTTGATAGTTTTGGATGATAAAAGCCTTTGTGCTTAAACTGCCTGCTTAGGCCATTATGTTACCACATAGATACCATTTCTGGCCACAACAAGACCATTAAGTATAAGCCATTTAAATGTATGGTTAGCAACCTTCGGTTGATAATCGTAGTTGAATGCACTTGGTAATGTCGGAATTTTCACAACTGGGTTTGTagttcaatgaatttataacatGTACAAAGTTTTCGTTTGGGATCTTTTTGGCATGCATGCATTTGTATTTGAATTCAAGCCACTCTGTTCTTAGTGTTCAACTTGTAATTTGAATTCCTTCTACTATGTTTTTGTAGCTTCAAGTTCCACCACTGCGCCggacaaagaagaaaaggagaagggaatgca from Pyrus communis chromosome 17, drPyrComm1.1, whole genome shotgun sequence includes the following:
- the LOC137722015 gene encoding uncharacterized protein, which gives rise to MPAGKGKVRYAIVVVDYFTKWAEVDPLAIITEAKIEDFVWKNILCRFDIPNTIVTDNGRQFNNKKFRIFQAFVPVELEQAIYRVKNYMQSENDKQLALNLKLVEEHRDQAHLRNIAYKHRVSNYYDSRVKPRSFKVGDWVLKKRLLCDRVPSEDTLSPNWDEPFEVIGISRPGSYKLKSSDGKTLAHPWNADHLKYYYK
- the LOC137723563 gene encoding uncharacterized protein; translation: MSIRDLRSSTVSVNLFTFCVFLSCFPGFILSAIVTLDSIVIYNTHELIKAVKPKVYFQCIGGNKTNFPDVKEKNVRYNFNGEESWQPLTEFSGKKCKRCGLYEADTFKPDDKFDEWELCPSDFNASDGKYVRFKNKEFNITFWCPKCVPDIPASSSTTAPDKEEKEKGMHVVLILLIVVAVLAVCIVVGFAAYKYWQKKKREQDQARFLKLFEDGDDIEDEMGLDHII